A region from the Aphis gossypii isolate Hap1 chromosome 1, ASM2018417v2, whole genome shotgun sequence genome encodes:
- the LOC114124632 gene encoding carnitine O-palmitoyltransferase 1, liver isoform isoform X2, with the protein MAEAHSAVAFSFSITHEGWDVNFDREVLHLVWASGIRSWKKRLARFKNNVRNGVFPAPLQSLWAMMGIVLALRYGNNSFIKYTDTILQYLPGTSYIWQIVSCFILSLTFWLILIYIVRYTFKLMLMYKGWMYESRGGQKVSLQTKLWGLGIKLLSSKSKPLLYSYQGSLPKLPLPPVNETMKRYLKSVRPLMNDSEYESMIKLANEFEKGIAVKLQRYLWLKSWWSSNYVSDWWEEYVYLRSRTPLIVNSNFYGTDAIMLHSTPIQAARAAMIIWQCLQYRRLIERQELEPIRVQGLVPLCSWQYERIFNTTRVPGAVSDKIVHYNDSRHIVVYHAGRYFKVIIYSQNRILHPCEIEEQIQSILDNTEKPYVGEEKVAALTAADRTHWANTRTQYFFKGINRQSLDAIEKSAFVVTLDEVPYEYDPENSKKLDEFGRILMTGKGYDRWFDKSFTLCIGSNGRVGFNAEHSWADAAVMSHLWEFIIFDEAEKSGYQENGHTKGAPELEPPKPIRLQWSLEPVLEAIEKSYQVSLALVNDIDLRILAFDDYGKGFMKTAKVSPDAFIQMALQLAYYRDAGKFSLTYEASMTRLYREGRTETVRPCTLESSAWVKSMLDPNVDINKRINLLREACATHQRGYQDAMCGKGIDRHLFCLYVVSKYLEVESPFLNKVLSEPWRLSTSQTPHGQTTQFDLKKYPNCISAGGGFGPVANDGYGVSYIIAGENLVFFHISSKKSSPHTDSNRFAVRIKEALNDMKSLHDDWNRSTKNVSS; encoded by the exons ATGGCTGAAGCCCATTCAGCAGttgcattttcattttcaattacCCATGAAGGTTGGGATGTTAATTTTGATCGTGAAGTGCTCCATTTAGTTTGGGCATCTGGAATTCGTTCTTGGAAAAAACGTTTAGCCAGATTTaag aacaaTGTACGGAATGGAGTTTTCCCAGCTCCATTACAAAGTCTTTGGGCTATGATGGGTATTGTACTTGCTCTCCGTTATggcaataatagttttattaaatatacagacactatattacaatacttaCCTGG gacATCCTACATATGGCAAATAGtatcttgttttattttatctttaacattttggttaatattaatttacattgtaaGATACACGTTTAAACTCATGTTAATGTATAAag GATGGATGTATGAAAGCAGAGGAGGACAGAAAGTTTCTTTACAAACTAAACTTTGGGGCTTAGGCATAAAACTACTTTCTTCAAAAAGTAAACCATTACTTTACAGCTATCAAGGTTCATTGCCAAAACTTCCATTGCCTCCAGTTAATGAAACTATGAAaaga TATTTAAAAAGTGTTCGTCCATTAATGAATGATTCGGAGTATGAAAGTATGATAAAGCTAGCCAATGAATTTGAAAAAGGCATTGCAGTCAAGCTTCAGCGATATTTATGGTTGAAAtcatg gtGGTCAAGTAATTATGTATCAGATTGGTGGGAAGAATATGTGTATTTAAGGAGTCGAACacctttaatagttaattcaaatttttatgggACAGATGCTATAATGTTACATTCAACACCTATTCAGGCTGCTCGTGCTGCTATGATAATTTGGCAGTGTTTACAGTATAGAAGACTGATTGAACGTCAAGAACTTGAAccg ataagaGTTCAAGGATTAGTTCCTTTGTGTTCATGGCAATATGAAAGgatatttaatacaacacGTGTTCCTGGTGCTGTAAGTGATAAGATTGTTCACTACAACGATAGTAGACATATTGTTGTTTATCATGCTGGAAGATATTTCAAAGTCATTATCTATAGTCAAAATCGTATACTTCATCCTTGTGAAATTGaaga acaaATACAATCGATCCTTGATAACACAGAAAAACCATATGTTGGAGAAGAAAAAGTAGCTGCTTTGACTGCTGCTGATCGAACACATTGGGCAAATACTCgcactcaatatttttttaagggtATAAATAGACAAAGCTTAGATGCTATTGAGAAATCTGCTTTTGTGGTTACATTAGATGAGGTTCCATATGAGTATGACcct gaaaattcaaaaaaattggatGAGTTTGGAAGAATATTAATGACTGGCAAAGGATATGACCGTTGGTTCGATAAATCATTTACTTTATGTATTGGATCTAATGGaaga GTGGGCTTCAATGCTGAGCATTCGTG GGCTGATGCCGCAGTTATGTCTCATCTTTGGGAGTTCATCATTTTTGATGAAGCAGAAAAATCTGG ATATCAAGAAAATGGACACACTAAAGGTGCTCCCGAATTAGAACCCCCAAAACCTATAAGGCTTCAATGGAGTTTAGAACCAGTATTAGAAGCTATTGAGAAATCATATcaa GTTTCATTAGCATTAGTAAATGATATTGATCTGCGTATTTTGGCATTCGATGATTATGGCAAGGGATTCATGAAAACTGCTAAAGTCAGTCCAGATGCTTTTATTCAGATGGCACTTCAACTGGCATATTAtaga GATGCTGGTAAGTTTAGTCTTACATACGAAGCATCAATGACTAGATTGTACAGAGAAGGAAGAACTGAAACTGTAAGACCCTGTACTTTAGAATCTTCAGCTTGGGTGAAATCAATGTTGGATCCAAATGTTGAT ataaacAAACGTATTAATCTATTAAGAGAAGCATGCGCAACTCACCAAAGAGGTTATCAAGATGCAATGTGTGGAAAAGGAATTGATAgacatttgttttgtttatatgtGGTTTCCAAATATTTAGAAGTCGAATCACCATTCTTAAAc AAAGTATTGAGTGAACCATGGAGGTTGTCAACATCACAAACACCACATGGACAGACTACTCAGTTTGACTTGAAGAAATATCCTAATTGCATTTCTGCCGGAGGTGGATTTGGTCCTGTAGCCAATGATGGATATGGTGTTAGTTACATAATAGCTGGAGAAAATTTGGTTTTCTTCCACATCTCAAGCAAAAAAAGTTCTCCTCACact GATTCTAATAGGTTTGCCGTCCGTATTAAGGAGGCACTCAATGACATGAAATCATTGCACGATGATTGGAATAGAAGTACAAAAAATGTGAGCTCATAA
- the LOC114124632 gene encoding carnitine O-palmitoyltransferase 1, liver isoform isoform X1 has protein sequence MAEAHSAVAFSFSITHEGWDVNFDREVLHLVWASGIRSWKKRLARFKNNVRNGVFPAPLQSLWAMMGIVLALRYGNNSFIKYTDTILQYLPGTSYIWQIVSCFILSLTFWLILIYIVRYTFKLMLMYKGWMYESRGGQKVSLQTKLWGLGIKLLSSKSKPLLYSYQGSLPKLPLPPVNETMKRYLKSVRPLMNDSEYESMIKLANEFEKGIAVKLQRYLWLKSWWSSNYVSDWWEEYVYLRSRTPLIVNSNFYGTDAIMLHSTPIQAARAAMIIWQCLQYRRLIERQELEPIRVQGLVPLCSWQYERIFNTTRVPGAVSDKIVHYNDSRHIVVYHAGRYFKVIIYSQNRILHPCEIEEQIQSILDNTEKPYVGEEKVAALTAADRTHWANTRTQYFFKGINRQSLDAIEKSAFVVTLDEVPYEYDPENSKKLDEFGRILMTGKGYDRWFDKSFTLCIGSNGRVGFNAEHSWADAAVMSHLWEFIIFDEAEKSGADAPVMGHLWEHFLCGDLVVGYQENGHTKGAPELEPPKPIRLQWSLEPVLEAIEKSYQVSLALVNDIDLRILAFDDYGKGFMKTAKVSPDAFIQMALQLAYYRDAGKFSLTYEASMTRLYREGRTETVRPCTLESSAWVKSMLDPNVDINKRINLLREACATHQRGYQDAMCGKGIDRHLFCLYVVSKYLEVESPFLNKVLSEPWRLSTSQTPHGQTTQFDLKKYPNCISAGGGFGPVANDGYGVSYIIAGENLVFFHISSKKSSPHTDSNRFAVRIKEALNDMKSLHDDWNRSTKNVSS, from the exons ATGGCTGAAGCCCATTCAGCAGttgcattttcattttcaattacCCATGAAGGTTGGGATGTTAATTTTGATCGTGAAGTGCTCCATTTAGTTTGGGCATCTGGAATTCGTTCTTGGAAAAAACGTTTAGCCAGATTTaag aacaaTGTACGGAATGGAGTTTTCCCAGCTCCATTACAAAGTCTTTGGGCTATGATGGGTATTGTACTTGCTCTCCGTTATggcaataatagttttattaaatatacagacactatattacaatacttaCCTGG gacATCCTACATATGGCAAATAGtatcttgttttattttatctttaacattttggttaatattaatttacattgtaaGATACACGTTTAAACTCATGTTAATGTATAAag GATGGATGTATGAAAGCAGAGGAGGACAGAAAGTTTCTTTACAAACTAAACTTTGGGGCTTAGGCATAAAACTACTTTCTTCAAAAAGTAAACCATTACTTTACAGCTATCAAGGTTCATTGCCAAAACTTCCATTGCCTCCAGTTAATGAAACTATGAAaaga TATTTAAAAAGTGTTCGTCCATTAATGAATGATTCGGAGTATGAAAGTATGATAAAGCTAGCCAATGAATTTGAAAAAGGCATTGCAGTCAAGCTTCAGCGATATTTATGGTTGAAAtcatg gtGGTCAAGTAATTATGTATCAGATTGGTGGGAAGAATATGTGTATTTAAGGAGTCGAACacctttaatagttaattcaaatttttatgggACAGATGCTATAATGTTACATTCAACACCTATTCAGGCTGCTCGTGCTGCTATGATAATTTGGCAGTGTTTACAGTATAGAAGACTGATTGAACGTCAAGAACTTGAAccg ataagaGTTCAAGGATTAGTTCCTTTGTGTTCATGGCAATATGAAAGgatatttaatacaacacGTGTTCCTGGTGCTGTAAGTGATAAGATTGTTCACTACAACGATAGTAGACATATTGTTGTTTATCATGCTGGAAGATATTTCAAAGTCATTATCTATAGTCAAAATCGTATACTTCATCCTTGTGAAATTGaaga acaaATACAATCGATCCTTGATAACACAGAAAAACCATATGTTGGAGAAGAAAAAGTAGCTGCTTTGACTGCTGCTGATCGAACACATTGGGCAAATACTCgcactcaatatttttttaagggtATAAATAGACAAAGCTTAGATGCTATTGAGAAATCTGCTTTTGTGGTTACATTAGATGAGGTTCCATATGAGTATGACcct gaaaattcaaaaaaattggatGAGTTTGGAAGAATATTAATGACTGGCAAAGGATATGACCGTTGGTTCGATAAATCATTTACTTTATGTATTGGATCTAATGGaaga GTGGGCTTCAATGCTGAGCATTCGTG GGCTGATGCCGCAGTTATGTCTCATCTTTGGGAGTTCATCATTTTTGATGAAGCAGAAAAATCTGG GGCAGATGCACCGGTTATGGGTCATTTATGGGAACATTTTCTATGCGGCGATCTAGTTGTGGG ATATCAAGAAAATGGACACACTAAAGGTGCTCCCGAATTAGAACCCCCAAAACCTATAAGGCTTCAATGGAGTTTAGAACCAGTATTAGAAGCTATTGAGAAATCATATcaa GTTTCATTAGCATTAGTAAATGATATTGATCTGCGTATTTTGGCATTCGATGATTATGGCAAGGGATTCATGAAAACTGCTAAAGTCAGTCCAGATGCTTTTATTCAGATGGCACTTCAACTGGCATATTAtaga GATGCTGGTAAGTTTAGTCTTACATACGAAGCATCAATGACTAGATTGTACAGAGAAGGAAGAACTGAAACTGTAAGACCCTGTACTTTAGAATCTTCAGCTTGGGTGAAATCAATGTTGGATCCAAATGTTGAT ataaacAAACGTATTAATCTATTAAGAGAAGCATGCGCAACTCACCAAAGAGGTTATCAAGATGCAATGTGTGGAAAAGGAATTGATAgacatttgttttgtttatatgtGGTTTCCAAATATTTAGAAGTCGAATCACCATTCTTAAAc AAAGTATTGAGTGAACCATGGAGGTTGTCAACATCACAAACACCACATGGACAGACTACTCAGTTTGACTTGAAGAAATATCCTAATTGCATTTCTGCCGGAGGTGGATTTGGTCCTGTAGCCAATGATGGATATGGTGTTAGTTACATAATAGCTGGAGAAAATTTGGTTTTCTTCCACATCTCAAGCAAAAAAAGTTCTCCTCACact GATTCTAATAGGTTTGCCGTCCGTATTAAGGAGGCACTCAATGACATGAAATCATTGCACGATGATTGGAATAGAAGTACAAAAAATGTGAGCTCATAA
- the LOC114124632 gene encoding carnitine O-palmitoyltransferase 1, liver isoform isoform X3, whose translation MAEAHSAVAFSFSITHEGWDVNFDREVLHLVWASGIRSWKKRLARFKNNVRNGVFPAPLQSLWAMMGIVLALRYGNNSFIKYTDTILQYLPGTSYIWQIVSCFILSLTFWLILIYIVRYTFKLMLMYKGWMYESRGGQKVSLQTKLWGLGIKLLSSKSKPLLYSYQGSLPKLPLPPVNETMKRYLKSVRPLMNDSEYESMIKLANEFEKGIAVKLQRYLWLKSWWSSNYVSDWWEEYVYLRSRTPLIVNSNFYGTDAIMLHSTPIQAARAAMIIWQCLQYRRLIERQELEPIRVQGLVPLCSWQYERIFNTTRVPGAVSDKIVHYNDSRHIVVYHAGRYFKVIIYSQNRILHPCEIEEQIQSILDNTEKPYVGEEKVAALTAADRTHWANTRTQYFFKGINRQSLDAIEKSAFVVTLDEVPYEYDPENSKKLDEFGRILMTGKGYDRWFDKSFTLCIGSNGRVGFNAEHSWADAPVMGHLWEHFLCGDLVVGYQENGHTKGAPELEPPKPIRLQWSLEPVLEAIEKSYQVSLALVNDIDLRILAFDDYGKGFMKTAKVSPDAFIQMALQLAYYRDAGKFSLTYEASMTRLYREGRTETVRPCTLESSAWVKSMLDPNVDINKRINLLREACATHQRGYQDAMCGKGIDRHLFCLYVVSKYLEVESPFLNKVLSEPWRLSTSQTPHGQTTQFDLKKYPNCISAGGGFGPVANDGYGVSYIIAGENLVFFHISSKKSSPHTDSNRFAVRIKEALNDMKSLHDDWNRSTKNVSS comes from the exons ATGGCTGAAGCCCATTCAGCAGttgcattttcattttcaattacCCATGAAGGTTGGGATGTTAATTTTGATCGTGAAGTGCTCCATTTAGTTTGGGCATCTGGAATTCGTTCTTGGAAAAAACGTTTAGCCAGATTTaag aacaaTGTACGGAATGGAGTTTTCCCAGCTCCATTACAAAGTCTTTGGGCTATGATGGGTATTGTACTTGCTCTCCGTTATggcaataatagttttattaaatatacagacactatattacaatacttaCCTGG gacATCCTACATATGGCAAATAGtatcttgttttattttatctttaacattttggttaatattaatttacattgtaaGATACACGTTTAAACTCATGTTAATGTATAAag GATGGATGTATGAAAGCAGAGGAGGACAGAAAGTTTCTTTACAAACTAAACTTTGGGGCTTAGGCATAAAACTACTTTCTTCAAAAAGTAAACCATTACTTTACAGCTATCAAGGTTCATTGCCAAAACTTCCATTGCCTCCAGTTAATGAAACTATGAAaaga TATTTAAAAAGTGTTCGTCCATTAATGAATGATTCGGAGTATGAAAGTATGATAAAGCTAGCCAATGAATTTGAAAAAGGCATTGCAGTCAAGCTTCAGCGATATTTATGGTTGAAAtcatg gtGGTCAAGTAATTATGTATCAGATTGGTGGGAAGAATATGTGTATTTAAGGAGTCGAACacctttaatagttaattcaaatttttatgggACAGATGCTATAATGTTACATTCAACACCTATTCAGGCTGCTCGTGCTGCTATGATAATTTGGCAGTGTTTACAGTATAGAAGACTGATTGAACGTCAAGAACTTGAAccg ataagaGTTCAAGGATTAGTTCCTTTGTGTTCATGGCAATATGAAAGgatatttaatacaacacGTGTTCCTGGTGCTGTAAGTGATAAGATTGTTCACTACAACGATAGTAGACATATTGTTGTTTATCATGCTGGAAGATATTTCAAAGTCATTATCTATAGTCAAAATCGTATACTTCATCCTTGTGAAATTGaaga acaaATACAATCGATCCTTGATAACACAGAAAAACCATATGTTGGAGAAGAAAAAGTAGCTGCTTTGACTGCTGCTGATCGAACACATTGGGCAAATACTCgcactcaatatttttttaagggtATAAATAGACAAAGCTTAGATGCTATTGAGAAATCTGCTTTTGTGGTTACATTAGATGAGGTTCCATATGAGTATGACcct gaaaattcaaaaaaattggatGAGTTTGGAAGAATATTAATGACTGGCAAAGGATATGACCGTTGGTTCGATAAATCATTTACTTTATGTATTGGATCTAATGGaaga GTGGGCTTCAATGCTGAGCATTCGTG GGCAGATGCACCGGTTATGGGTCATTTATGGGAACATTTTCTATGCGGCGATCTAGTTGTGGG ATATCAAGAAAATGGACACACTAAAGGTGCTCCCGAATTAGAACCCCCAAAACCTATAAGGCTTCAATGGAGTTTAGAACCAGTATTAGAAGCTATTGAGAAATCATATcaa GTTTCATTAGCATTAGTAAATGATATTGATCTGCGTATTTTGGCATTCGATGATTATGGCAAGGGATTCATGAAAACTGCTAAAGTCAGTCCAGATGCTTTTATTCAGATGGCACTTCAACTGGCATATTAtaga GATGCTGGTAAGTTTAGTCTTACATACGAAGCATCAATGACTAGATTGTACAGAGAAGGAAGAACTGAAACTGTAAGACCCTGTACTTTAGAATCTTCAGCTTGGGTGAAATCAATGTTGGATCCAAATGTTGAT ataaacAAACGTATTAATCTATTAAGAGAAGCATGCGCAACTCACCAAAGAGGTTATCAAGATGCAATGTGTGGAAAAGGAATTGATAgacatttgttttgtttatatgtGGTTTCCAAATATTTAGAAGTCGAATCACCATTCTTAAAc AAAGTATTGAGTGAACCATGGAGGTTGTCAACATCACAAACACCACATGGACAGACTACTCAGTTTGACTTGAAGAAATATCCTAATTGCATTTCTGCCGGAGGTGGATTTGGTCCTGTAGCCAATGATGGATATGGTGTTAGTTACATAATAGCTGGAGAAAATTTGGTTTTCTTCCACATCTCAAGCAAAAAAAGTTCTCCTCACact GATTCTAATAGGTTTGCCGTCCGTATTAAGGAGGCACTCAATGACATGAAATCATTGCACGATGATTGGAATAGAAGTACAAAAAATGTGAGCTCATAA
- the LOC114124649 gene encoding pleckstrin homology domain-containing family J member 1-like — protein MRFNNREMIHISHSNPVLEGRMSYAKLSNGYSSKGFKERWFRLKYNLLFYFKINGFGQVDLHQPAGVFVLENSIVRLENNMPGTLFSFSLSFKDEPDKKYIISSQSEDHVHQWIKCIQCSTYEYMRTRMTTIQKKIVELTGRDPLLMYPEEGKKIGRTKRSAADGDDNDLFFNLPTDPLPPPRQKHDVCKTAELNLIEL, from the exons ATGCGATTCAACAACAGAGAAATGATTCATATTAGTCATTCGAATCCTGTTCTTGAAGGACGGATGTCTTATGCTAAATTGTCTAATGGATATTCATCTAAAG gtttcAAAGAAAGATGGTTTCGACTCAAGTACaacctattattttactttaaaataaatggattTGGGCAAGTTGATTTACATCaa CCAGCTGGTGTTTTTGTTTTGGAGAATTCTATTGTAAGACTTGAGAATAATATGCCAGGaacattgttttcattttctcTTTCATTTAAAGATGAACCAGATAAAAAGTACATTATTTCTAGTCAATCTGAGGATCATGTTCATCAGTGGATCAAATGTATTCAATGCTCAAC GTACGAATATATGAGGACCCGAATGACgacgatacaaaaaaaaatcgtagagCTTACTGGAAGA GATCCGCTGTTGATGTATCCGGAGGAAGGGAAGAAAATTGGCCGGACGAAAAGATCGGCGGCGGATGGAGacgataatgatttatttttcaatctgCCGACGGATCCACTACCTCCGCCCAGGCAAAAACATGATGTCTGCAAAACGGCCGAATTGAACCTAATCGAACTGTAA